One window of Mucilaginibacter inviolabilis genomic DNA carries:
- a CDS encoding beta strand repeat-containing protein, whose amino-acid sequence MRVHSNIGSLLIFKIILFSFALLIAPTANATVYDWIGGTSTDAGNANNWFNRTAVNVNNGVPGSGDDVNIGVATTYTTYFLGIIPTTTTITLTNFPIVATNTTWKSLTFGNNGVTAATYYLRNTSGAQQSFGTKYNMPLTVNGVAITLTVTGNITQNHYAGAADNRNIFNAIIAGTGNVLCQGNLVVGDAATQPASTVADVALFSAQVNQLTINGNVLLNSNGVNNASSGQVCYPSFSVEKGTTTLLGQMNLVKNFSPPITGFAGLNLGVIGFTGYGQVVADNTGYAATAASNSNTFELRNKTPIITPLIDNFYVYFEFGGNSGTTLFSDNNAENQTVYTANEPSATTSATYINTIAPAYYNLTFSGASTKVVDKNSTIGTAAPQGLTVGNNWTTGGGVVNLNTNDPTVTVTGGWTNQVSTVVNQDAGDIIIKGAVNNTGTLNLGLANFYIGGNYTNNSGGIYTQGTGTTFFNGTSAQTLLDNSTAGTVFNKVTFNGANAASVSTMSAGTGNFSVSPTGILTMVSPAKLVAGTSSAAYLTLKSTAASSATVGPINYTTPITGNVNVERYLQGGSTSQRGYRLMSSPVNTGSGIFNVNYVAARAFISGLGGTSNGFNATVNNNPTLYFYQENVPTSNTTFTSGTFKGLEKLTVGSNTVNITGVANTTIPVGNGFMFYFIGDNINNLGTGTGQKGGTVGLAPETVTLSASGALNQGSVTFTPWAYAGASSTLSKHNPGTGYYLLGNPYASALDLNNTNLKSGGTGINFSNTAAVSTRFLVFNPVNKGYSYWDPTIGTAGNSDGNGASRYLGSGQGFFISIPTVGPTTTVTFTEAAKVSTNQQPTPLLMSVPGQMHIANVRASVTASANAVLTQTTDEVIPDIKLELSADSVRNDNCAIYFKDGWLSAYNQQEDGIDLDGLGPSVYLSSYSTDSVRLALNKYSTLSASRTIIPLYVSATTSGIYTVSKTEISGLPGYYTVFLHDKLLNDSLDMTHNNTYNFNLDRNNAATYGGKRFELVINKIPSNYHLLSFTGKKATKGIDINWLVENEEDFTSFALEKQDQAGNFNSIYQLKSNGTSNYTYTDLLASTGDNVYRLKQTDRDGTVTYSQKISIVYTLQAPNGAVVKVYPNPAESQIQMQIADKSSNKAYSLSIIGPTGFVMSKLKVTGSSWTANVGYFTPGIYIVNLYDGLNGALVGQGKFIKR is encoded by the coding sequence ATGAGAGTACACAGCAATATTGGTAGTTTACTGATTTTTAAAATCATTCTCTTTTCGTTTGCACTGCTAATTGCTCCTACGGCAAATGCTACTGTCTATGATTGGATAGGGGGGACAAGTACCGACGCGGGTAATGCCAATAACTGGTTCAACAGAACAGCTGTTAATGTTAACAATGGCGTTCCCGGAAGTGGCGATGATGTAAACATTGGAGTAGCTACAACCTATACAACCTATTTTTTAGGTATAATTCCTACCACTACCACCATTACACTTACCAACTTTCCAATTGTAGCCACCAATACAACATGGAAATCCCTAACCTTTGGCAATAATGGGGTTACAGCCGCAACATATTACTTACGGAATACCTCCGGGGCACAGCAAAGCTTTGGAACAAAGTATAATATGCCGTTAACGGTTAATGGTGTCGCAATTACATTAACAGTAACTGGAAATATAACGCAGAATCATTATGCAGGGGCAGCCGACAACAGGAATATTTTTAATGCTATCATAGCCGGAACAGGGAATGTGCTTTGTCAGGGTAACCTTGTAGTGGGGGATGCTGCAACACAGCCAGCCAGTACGGTGGCGGATGTAGCTCTATTTTCCGCACAGGTAAATCAATTGACCATCAACGGGAATGTTTTACTCAACAGTAACGGTGTTAATAATGCAAGTAGCGGTCAGGTTTGTTATCCCAGTTTTTCGGTTGAAAAAGGGACAACAACACTATTAGGGCAAATGAATCTTGTTAAAAACTTTTCGCCTCCTATAACAGGTTTTGCCGGATTAAATCTAGGAGTGATTGGTTTTACAGGTTACGGTCAGGTTGTGGCTGATAACACGGGCTATGCGGCTACTGCAGCCAGCAATAGTAACACTTTTGAGCTACGGAATAAAACGCCCATTATTACGCCCCTTATAGATAACTTTTATGTTTATTTTGAATTCGGCGGTAATAGTGGTACCACTTTGTTTAGTGATAACAATGCCGAGAATCAAACGGTTTATACCGCCAATGAACCTTCTGCTACCACTTCGGCAACCTATATTAATACAATAGCTCCCGCGTATTATAATCTGACGTTCTCCGGTGCAAGTACAAAGGTTGTTGATAAAAACAGCACTATTGGTACGGCTGCGCCACAGGGTTTAACCGTTGGCAACAACTGGACTACAGGAGGCGGTGTTGTGAACTTAAATACCAATGACCCAACTGTTACTGTAACGGGTGGCTGGACAAATCAGGTATCTACCGTAGTGAACCAGGATGCGGGTGATATTATTATTAAAGGTGCGGTTAACAATACGGGTACCCTTAATCTGGGTTTAGCTAATTTTTATATCGGGGGTAATTATACCAATAACAGTGGGGGCATATACACCCAGGGCACGGGTACTACCTTTTTTAACGGTACAAGTGCACAAACATTGCTTGATAATAGCACCGCGGGTACTGTATTTAATAAAGTAACATTTAATGGTGCCAATGCCGCCAGTGTTTCAACAATGAGCGCAGGTACGGGCAATTTTTCCGTATCACCTACCGGCATATTAACTATGGTAAGCCCGGCAAAGCTTGTGGCCGGTACCAGCAGTGCAGCATATCTTACGTTAAAATCAACCGCTGCCTCAAGCGCTACGGTTGGGCCAATAAATTATACTACACCAATAACCGGAAATGTAAATGTGGAGCGCTATTTACAGGGTGGCTCCACCAGCCAGCGTGGTTACCGTCTAATGTCGAGTCCGGTTAATACGGGGAGCGGTATTTTTAACGTCAATTATGTAGCCGCCAGGGCATTTATTTCGGGTTTGGGAGGTACATCAAATGGATTTAATGCTACCGTTAATAACAATCCAACCTTATATTTTTATCAGGAAAATGTGCCTACTAGTAATACAACATTTACATCCGGAACCTTTAAAGGTTTGGAGAAACTCACTGTAGGTAGTAACACCGTTAATATCACCGGTGTAGCCAATACCACCATACCCGTTGGTAATGGTTTTATGTTTTATTTTATCGGTGACAATATTAATAACTTAGGTACCGGGACCGGGCAAAAAGGTGGGACAGTAGGTTTGGCGCCCGAAACCGTTACCCTTTCGGCTTCAGGTGCATTAAATCAGGGCTCTGTTACCTTTACACCATGGGCTTACGCAGGAGCTTCTTCTACGCTTAGTAAGCACAATCCGGGTACGGGGTATTATCTTTTGGGCAATCCTTATGCCAGTGCATTAGATTTAAATAACACCAATTTAAAATCTGGCGGAACGGGGATTAATTTTTCTAATACAGCAGCTGTTTCAACCAGGTTTCTGGTTTTTAATCCTGTAAACAAAGGCTATTCTTATTGGGATCCTACCATTGGCACAGCCGGGAATAGCGATGGTAACGGAGCGTCGCGGTATCTGGGCAGCGGGCAGGGCTTTTTTATCAGTATCCCAACTGTAGGCCCCACTACAACAGTAACTTTTACAGAGGCTGCAAAAGTAAGTACCAACCAGCAACCAACCCCATTGCTGATGTCTGTCCCAGGTCAAATGCATATTGCTAATGTGAGGGCATCAGTTACAGCATCTGCAAATGCCGTTTTAACACAAACTACTGATGAGGTTATTCCCGATATTAAATTAGAATTATCTGCCGATAGTGTTCGTAATGATAACTGTGCCATTTATTTTAAGGATGGTTGGTTATCTGCCTATAATCAGCAAGAGGACGGGATAGATTTAGACGGACTAGGGCCAAGCGTTTATCTTTCAAGTTATAGTACAGATAGTGTAAGGCTGGCCCTGAACAAATATTCAACGCTTTCTGCATCCAGAACCATTATTCCCTTGTATGTCAGCGCTACTACCTCGGGCATATATACAGTTTCAAAAACCGAAATAAGTGGTTTGCCCGGCTACTACACCGTTTTTTTACACGATAAGTTATTGAATGATTCATTGGATATGACTCATAACAATACCTATAATTTTAATTTAGACAGGAATAACGCAGCTACCTATGGCGGCAAAAGATTTGAGCTGGTTATTAATAAAATCCCGTCAAATTATCATCTGCTCAGTTTTACAGGAAAAAAAGCAACCAAAGGAATTGATATTAATTGGTTGGTGGAGAATGAAGAGGACTTTACCTCTTTTGCGCTGGAAAAACAGGATCAGGCAGGTAATTTCAACTCCATATATCAGCTTAAAAGCAATGGTACAAGTAATTATACTTATACCGATCTCCTGGCCTCAACCGGGGATAATGTATATCGGTTAAAGCAAACTGATCGGGACGGAACCGTAACCTATTCTCAGAAAATTAGTATTGTTTATACGTTACAGGCTCCTAACGGAGCTGTGGTTAAGGTTTATCCTAACCCCGCCGAGTCGCAGATACAAATGCAGATTGCGGACAAATCATCTAACAAGGCTTACAGCTTAAGCATTATTGGTCCAACCGGATTTGTAATGAGCAAACTAAAAGTTACGGGCTCCAGCTGGACAGCCAACGTAGGCTATTTTACCCCCGGCATATACATCGTTAATTTATATGATGGGTTAAATGGGGCGCTGGTTGGGCAAGGAAAATTTATAAAAAGATAG
- a CDS encoding SDR family NAD(P)-dependent oxidoreductase, with translation MNKQTVLITGANKGIGLETARQLAKAGYHIYLGSRDKNNGDNAVEKLKAEGFNDVELLLIDVTSEASVQQAHDELIKRTDKLDVLINNAGIPGAFPQQPSNANNDNLHNVFEVNFFGPIRTVRIFIDLLKKAENPRIVNVTSDLGSLTLHNDPDWEHYHFKSAAYGPSKTALNAYTVALAAELKDSFKVNAVNPGYTNTEFNNNQGPKPVEDGAAPIVAYAMLDKNGPTGKYISDYGETPW, from the coding sequence ATGAATAAACAAACAGTTTTAATAACCGGCGCCAATAAGGGAATTGGCCTGGAAACCGCACGCCAATTGGCCAAAGCGGGTTATCATATATATTTGGGCAGCAGGGATAAAAATAATGGCGACAACGCTGTTGAAAAACTAAAAGCCGAAGGTTTTAACGATGTTGAATTGTTGCTGATTGATGTTACAAGCGAAGCTTCGGTTCAGCAGGCTCATGATGAATTGATTAAACGTACCGATAAATTGGATGTGCTGATCAATAATGCAGGCATTCCCGGCGCTTTTCCACAACAACCCTCCAATGCCAATAACGATAACTTGCATAACGTTTTTGAAGTGAACTTTTTTGGCCCGATACGTACGGTAAGGATATTTATTGATCTGCTTAAAAAGGCCGAAAATCCAAGAATTGTGAATGTAACATCCGATCTGGGTTCGCTTACATTGCATAACGATCCTGATTGGGAGCATTATCATTTTAAATCGGCAGCTTATGGCCCGTCAAAAACAGCTTTGAATGCCTATACCGTTGCTTTGGCGGCTGAGTTAAAGGATTCCTTTAAAGTAAACGCGGTAAATCCTGGTTATACCAATACCGAATTTAATAACAACCAGGGCCCTAAACCGGTAGAAGATGGTGCAGCTCCGATTGTAGCCTACGCCATGTTGGATAAAAATGGCCCAACCGGAAAATATATCAGCGACTATGGAGAAACGCCGTGGTAG
- the pfkA gene encoding 6-phosphofructokinase, which yields MQKISKIAVLTSGGDAPGMNPCIRAVVRTALYNGLEVVGVRQGYKGLIENDMYNMDRRSVSNILNLGGTILKTARCLPFKEDEGMATAYKHLKEHGIDALVVIGGDGTFTGALRFSKKYPDISVIGVPGTIDNDLCGSTYTLGFDTATNTVIEAIDKIRDTADAHDRLFFIEVMGRDSGAIALRAGISCGAEAILLPEKQTAIEDLIKNLKDGSSNKKSSSIVIVAEGDKNGGVYDVAKAVQKEVKDYDIKVTILGHLQRGGSPSSFDRILGSRLGYAAVNALIAGETQKMVGLQANHILLTSLEEALNQHEFKLEADLLEMADILSI from the coding sequence ATGCAGAAAATTTCAAAAATTGCGGTTTTAACTTCTGGTGGCGATGCCCCTGGAATGAATCCCTGTATAAGGGCGGTTGTTAGAACAGCACTATACAATGGCCTGGAGGTTGTTGGTGTTAGGCAGGGTTACAAAGGGCTTATCGAGAACGACATGTACAACATGGACAGACGCTCGGTAAGTAACATACTTAATTTGGGAGGTACTATTTTAAAAACAGCCCGTTGCCTGCCTTTTAAAGAAGATGAAGGCATGGCCACCGCTTACAAACATTTAAAGGAACATGGCATTGACGCCCTGGTGGTTATTGGCGGCGATGGTACCTTTACCGGTGCACTGCGTTTTTCAAAAAAGTATCCGGATATTTCGGTAATCGGCGTACCAGGTACCATTGATAATGATCTGTGCGGATCAACGTACACATTGGGTTTTGATACCGCCACTAATACCGTTATTGAAGCCATTGATAAGATACGTGATACTGCCGATGCCCACGACCGATTATTTTTTATTGAAGTAATGGGCAGGGATTCTGGGGCTATCGCTTTACGTGCGGGTATTTCCTGCGGTGCCGAGGCCATCCTGCTTCCGGAAAAACAAACAGCTATTGAAGATCTGATTAAGAATTTAAAAGACGGCTCATCTAACAAAAAATCATCAAGCATTGTTATTGTAGCCGAAGGCGATAAAAATGGCGGTGTATATGATGTAGCTAAAGCTGTGCAAAAAGAAGTTAAAGATTACGATATTAAAGTAACTATATTAGGCCACTTGCAAAGAGGTGGCAGTCCATCAAGTTTTGACCGCATTTTGGGTAGCCGACTTGGCTATGCCGCTGTAAATGCGTTAATTGCGGGCGAAACACAAAAAATGGTAGGTTTGCAGGCCAACCATATTCTGCTTACCAGTTTGGAAGAAGCCCTTAACCAACATGAATTTAAGCTCGAGGCTGATCTTTTGGAAATGGCAGATATATTATCAATATAA
- a CDS encoding N-acetylglucosamine kinase, translating to MIIIADGGSTKTNWCLVTEEGKKVYFNTEGYNPYFSSTEYIIQSLNESLPTDLEKDEITEVNYYGAGCSTPEMRKIVEEAMKAVFTKAKVNIGHDLLAAARALLGNNEGFAAILGTGTNTCIYDGKDVINNIDSGAYILGDEGSGCYIGKKLLVDYLRGYMPEPVRNLFWETFKLTPDDINEQVYTQPRANRFCASFSKFVYDNNVHIEYSRNLVRTSFEDFFRNLVTHYPDYQKYTFNCIGSVGYNFRNVLEEVATENGMVVGSIIRSPIDNLVKYHLELAPSSL from the coding sequence ATGATCATAATTGCTGACGGTGGATCAACTAAAACAAATTGGTGTCTGGTTACCGAAGAAGGTAAAAAAGTGTATTTTAACACTGAGGGTTATAACCCTTATTTTTCTAGTACGGAGTATATCATACAATCTTTAAATGAAAGTTTGCCTACCGACCTGGAGAAGGATGAAATAACCGAAGTAAATTATTACGGCGCCGGTTGTTCAACGCCCGAGATGCGTAAAATTGTTGAAGAAGCGATGAAAGCTGTTTTCACCAAAGCAAAGGTAAACATTGGCCATGACCTGCTTGCTGCCGCCCGTGCCCTGTTAGGCAACAACGAGGGTTTTGCAGCTATTTTAGGTACCGGTACCAATACCTGTATCTACGATGGTAAAGATGTGATCAATAACATTGACTCAGGAGCTTATATTTTAGGTGACGAAGGTAGTGGTTGTTATATCGGTAAAAAATTACTGGTTGATTATCTACGTGGTTATATGCCAGAGCCTGTACGTAACCTTTTCTGGGAAACTTTTAAACTTACACCAGATGATATAAACGAACAGGTTTATACTCAGCCACGTGCTAATCGTTTTTGTGCAAGCTTCAGCAAGTTTGTTTATGATAACAACGTACATATTGAATATTCACGTAACCTGGTACGTACCTCATTTGAAGACTTTTTCCGTAATCTGGTAACTCATTACCCAGATTATCAAAAATATACTTTTAACTGTATCGGTTCAGTTGGTTACAATTTCAGGAATGTTTTGGAAGAAGTAGCTACCGAAAACGGCATGGTAGTGGGCAGCATTATCCGCTCGCCTATAGATAACCTGGTAAAATATCACCTGGAGCTGGCTCCAAGCTCTTTGTAA
- a CDS encoding NUDIX hydrolase, producing MEVMLPKFDSVFSIDCVIFGFEAGELKILLIERNEEPYKDELALPGYIVEQDESIDDAAERILYELTGLRDLHMQQFHTFGEVNRHPQGRVITVAYYALIRINGQKELRPVTQYAKKAFWHPVNELPKLAFDHSEIFNTGFNKIRRRLHYQPIAFELLPEKFTLTQLQSLYEAVLSKKLDKRNFRKKMLSYGFLKELDEKQKGVSYRAAKLYKFDKRKYGKIFQGEMNIG from the coding sequence TTGGAAGTAATGCTACCTAAGTTTGATTCCGTATTCTCTATTGACTGCGTAATTTTTGGTTTTGAAGCCGGCGAACTTAAAATTTTGCTTATTGAACGTAACGAAGAGCCCTATAAAGATGAACTCGCGTTACCCGGTTATATTGTGGAACAAGACGAAAGTATTGACGATGCCGCCGAGCGTATATTATATGAGCTTACCGGCTTGCGCGATTTGCATATGCAGCAGTTTCATACTTTTGGCGAAGTAAACAGGCACCCTCAGGGCCGGGTTATCACTGTGGCTTATTATGCGCTGATCAGGATAAACGGGCAAAAGGAACTACGACCGGTAACCCAATATGCTAAAAAAGCTTTCTGGCACCCGGTTAATGAATTGCCAAAGCTTGCGTTTGATCACAGCGAGATATTTAATACGGGGTTTAACAAGATCCGCCGCAGGCTGCATTATCAGCCAATTGCCTTTGAGTTGCTGCCAGAAAAATTTACGCTTACCCAGTTGCAGTCTCTTTATGAAGCCGTTTTAAGTAAAAAACTGGATAAACGCAACTTCAGAAAGAAAATGCTGAGCTACGGATTTTTAAAGGAGCTTGACGAAAAACAAAAAGGCGTGTCCTACCGTGCCGCCAAATTGTACAAATTCGACAAACGCAAATACGGCAAAATATTCCAGGGCGAAATGAATATTGGATAG
- a CDS encoding MraY family glycosyltransferase — protein MMEFLHSYHFLYNVLVIVVAALITLLAIPSILHVARARHLYDDVGHFRKQHDHGIPRLGGVAIFVSFIITTLLFSIIDKALPISYLLIACIILFAMGLKDDLSGVNSSTKFLIQFIVAAILVLPGDIRITSMYGIFGIFNLPYVPSAIFSILLIMLIVNSFNLIDGIDGLAATTGLIVNGTLALMLMSVKQYELAAICLAMVGAVAGFLRYNITPAKIFMGDTGALLIGLVSAVMAIKYTEISKVSVSDVPHLFTAPALTVAILIGPVFDTLRVFTLRILKGVSPFDADRNHMHHRMLKLGLTHLQATLLLAGMNLGAIGFVLLFSDLSNTFLISVILLIPIIFNWMITFCIRSKERSKKREQIA, from the coding sequence ATGATGGAATTTTTACACTCTTATCACTTCCTGTATAATGTCTTAGTAATAGTCGTAGCCGCTCTGATCACCTTACTGGCCATACCGTCCATTTTACATGTGGCACGGGCTCGTCATTTATATGATGATGTAGGGCATTTCCGCAAACAGCATGACCATGGCATACCACGCCTGGGTGGTGTGGCCATATTTGTAAGTTTTATTATCACTACCTTGTTATTCAGTATTATAGATAAAGCCCTGCCCATTAGTTATTTGCTGATAGCCTGTATCATTTTATTTGCTATGGGTTTAAAGGACGATCTTTCGGGCGTAAACTCCAGCACCAAATTCCTCATCCAGTTTATTGTGGCGGCCATTCTGGTATTGCCGGGCGATATCCGGATCACCAGCATGTATGGCATCTTCGGTATTTTTAATTTGCCCTATGTACCCAGCGCTATCTTCTCTATCCTATTGATCATGCTGATTGTAAACTCCTTTAACCTGATAGATGGGATAGATGGCCTTGCTGCCACCACCGGATTGATTGTTAATGGTACCCTTGCTTTGATGCTGATGTCGGTAAAACAGTATGAACTGGCTGCTATTTGCCTGGCCATGGTAGGGGCGGTAGCGGGATTTTTACGCTATAACATCACCCCGGCCAAAATATTTATGGGGGATACGGGAGCTTTACTCATCGGTTTGGTATCGGCAGTGATGGCTATTAAATATACCGAGATCAGTAAGGTCAGCGTATCCGATGTACCGCATTTGTTTACCGCACCTGCGCTTACGGTAGCTATATTGATAGGACCTGTTTTTGATACGTTGCGGGTATTCACCCTGCGGATATTAAAAGGAGTATCGCCCTTTGATGCCGACCGTAACCATATGCACCACCGTATGCTGAAGCTGGGGCTTACCCATTTACAGGCCACGCTGTTGCTGGCGGGCATGAACCTGGGCGCTATAGGTTTTGTGTTACTTTTCAGCGATCTGAGCAATACCTTTTTGATTTCGGTGATCCTATTAATTCCCATTATTTTTAACTGGATGATCACTTTCTGCATCCGTTCCAAAGAGCGCTCCAAAAAACGCGAGCAAATAGCTTGA
- the gap gene encoding type I glyceraldehyde-3-phosphate dehydrogenase, whose product MKIGINGFGRIGRLAFRAAIERSDIEVVGINDLVEPDYMAYMLKYDSTHGQFKGTIAVEGGHLVVNGKTIRVTAEKDPANLKWNEVGAEVVIESTGLFLTQETAQKHIDAGAKKVVMSAPAKDDTPTFVMGVNHKQLKADQTIVSNASCTTNCLAPIAKVLDDNFGIEEGLMTTVHAVTATQKTVDGPSAKDWRGGRGAYQNIIPSSTGAAKAVGLVLPQLKGKLTGMSFRVPVADVSVVDLTVRLKKGASYETIKAAMKAASEGELKGILGYTEDEVVSEDFKGDARTSIFDAKAGIGLNDNFVKVVSWYDNEWGYSNKLIDLVQELGKI is encoded by the coding sequence ATGAAAATAGGAATTAACGGTTTTGGCCGTATTGGACGCCTGGCATTCAGAGCCGCAATTGAAAGATCAGACATTGAAGTTGTTGGTATTAATGACCTTGTTGAGCCTGATTACATGGCTTACATGTTGAAATACGACTCAACTCACGGTCAGTTCAAAGGCACTATTGCTGTTGAAGGCGGCCATTTGGTTGTAAACGGTAAAACTATCCGTGTTACTGCCGAGAAAGATCCTGCTAACCTTAAATGGAATGAAGTAGGTGCCGAGGTGGTTATCGAATCAACTGGCTTATTCTTAACTCAGGAAACTGCTCAAAAACATATCGATGCCGGCGCTAAAAAAGTGGTAATGAGCGCACCAGCTAAAGATGATACCCCTACTTTTGTAATGGGTGTTAACCATAAACAACTGAAAGCCGATCAAACTATCGTATCAAATGCTTCATGCACTACCAACTGTTTAGCTCCTATCGCTAAAGTATTGGATGATAACTTTGGTATCGAAGAAGGTTTGATGACTACTGTACATGCTGTTACAGCTACTCAAAAAACAGTTGATGGCCCGTCTGCAAAAGACTGGAGAGGTGGCCGTGGTGCTTACCAAAACATCATCCCTTCATCAACAGGTGCAGCTAAAGCAGTTGGTTTAGTTTTACCTCAGTTAAAAGGTAAATTAACCGGTATGTCATTCCGCGTTCCTGTGGCTGACGTTTCTGTAGTTGATTTAACTGTACGTCTGAAAAAAGGTGCTTCCTATGAAACCATCAAAGCTGCTATGAAAGCTGCATCTGAAGGTGAGTTAAAAGGCATTTTAGGTTACACTGAAGATGAAGTTGTATCTGAAGACTTTAAAGGTGATGCACGCACTTCAATTTTTGATGCAAAAGCTGGTATCGGCTTGAATGACAACTTTGTTAAAGTAGTATCTTGGTACGATAACGAATGGGGTTATTCAAACAAACTGATCGACCTGGTACAGGAATTGGGCAAGATCTAA